One window of the Lepidochelys kempii isolate rLepKem1 chromosome 23, rLepKem1.hap2, whole genome shotgun sequence genome contains the following:
- the LOC140901844 gene encoding peptidoglycan-recognition protein SB1-like produces the protein MLEVKKMNCVLEGKGLGAPRPRRGCKFPPLPPAFRSDALGSETLAANDLFPDRGTGPWHSQIPRGRVRSRSCAELASTGKPVGGFDGLHPGRSPGWSQGRDPCFLIGEDDRVYEGRGWSTMGAHAKNWNNKSLGISFLGSFSKTAPDNTTLTAAKSLIQCAVSGGFLSESYTLKGHCNVKSTQCPGDALYEAISQWPEFEA, from the exons ATGTTGGAAGTTAAGAAAATGAACTGCGTGCTGGAAGGAAAAGGTTTGGGGGCACCCCGA CCAAGGCGGGGATGCaaattcccacctctgcccccagcctttCGAAGCGACGCCCTGGGGAGCGAGACACTGGCTGCGAATGACCTGTTCCCAGATCGAGGGACCGGCCCGTGGCACTCACAGATTCCCAGGGGTCGTGTTCgcagcagaagctgtgctgaGCTTGCAAGCACTGGAAAGCCCGTGGGTGGGTTTGACGGGCTGCACCCCGGCCGGAGCCCTGGCTGGAGTCAGGGGAGGGATCCCTG CTTCCTGATCGGCGAAGACGACAGAGTCTACGAGGGCAGAGGCTGGAGCACCATGGGGGCCCATGCCAAGAACTGGAACAATAAGTCACTGGGAATCAGCTTCCTGGGCAGCTTCTCCA AAACAGCCCCTGACAACACCACCCTGACCGCTGccaagagcctgatccaatgtGCTGTCTCCGGGGGCTTCCTGAGTGAAAGCTACACCCTGAAGGGGCATTGCAACGTGAAGTCAACCCAATGCCCCGGGGACGCCCTCTATGAGGCCATAAGCCAGTGGCCTGAGTTTGAAGCCTGA
- the LOC140901845 gene encoding LOW QUALITY PROTEIN: glutaminyl-peptide cyclotransferase-like protein (The sequence of the model RefSeq protein was modified relative to this genomic sequence to represent the inferred CDS: inserted 3 bases in 2 codons; substituted 1 base at 1 genomic stop codon) codes for MAVWTFLLRLRNLGSSPTWERQGRTFLGATDLAVPCAILLELATALDVELLKAKEQGSEVTLQLLFLDGEEAFREWSERDSLYGAVHXARAQHQPGTSQLQAMSLFVLLDLLGARHPTIQNHFPFTASWFDRLVGIGSSVVSGQVXPPVGLIXAEPQPGRSQEPVHSSLSSLCRPEKCLHRLGLLQSHPWEQTYFQREPVYGPVEEDHVPFLRKGVPVLHLIATPFPWVWHTMEDTEQNLHPPTVENLCKILAAFLAKYLWLWLPRASPGEGTNPFLGLTGSFAPPGPSSMGPAAKTP; via the exons ATGGCTGTGTGGACATTCCTCCTCAGGCTCCGAAACCTGGGCTCCAGTCCCA CTTGGGAAAGACAGGGCCGCACCTTCCTGGGGGCCACCGACTTGGCCGTGCCCTGTGCCATCCTGCTGGAACTGGCCACGGCCTTGGACGTGGAGCTGCTGAAGGCCAAGGAGCAG ggctctgaggtgacGCTGCAGCTGCTGTTCCTGGATGGCGAGGAGGCCTTCCGGGAGTGGAGTGAGAGGGATTCCCTGTACGGGGCTGTCCA GGCCAGGGCTCAGCACCAGCCGGGCACCAGCCAGCTCCAGGCTATG AGCCTGTTTGTCTTGCTGGACCTGCTGGGGGCCCGCCACCCGACCATCCAGAACCACTTCCCCTTCACCGCCTCCTGGTTCGACCGGCTCGTCGGCATCG GGAGCTCTGTTGTGAGCGGCCAGGTGTAGCCCCCTGTGGGGCTCA CTGCCGAGCCCCAGCCTGGCAGGTCCCAGGAACCAGTCCATTCCTCACTCTCTTCTCTGTGTCGCCCAGAGAAGTGTCTGCACCGGCTGGGCCTGCTGCAGTCCCACCCCTGGGAGCAGACGTACTTCCAGAGGGAGCCTGTCTATGGGCCTGTCGAAGAGGACCACGTCCCCTTCCTTCGCAAAG GAGTGCCGGTGCTGCACCTCATCGCCACCCCTTTCCCGTGGGTCTGGCACACGATGGAGGACACGGAGCAGAATCTGCACCCCCCGACTGTGGAGAACCTCTGCAAGATCCTGGCTGCCTTCCTGGCCAAGTACCTGTGGCTGTGGCTACCCAGAGCCTCCCCTGGCGAGGGAACCAACCCCTTTCTGGGCCTCACAGGATCCTTCGCCCCTCCTGGGCCGAGCtccatggggccagcagccaaaACACCCTAG